Genomic segment of Candidatus Zixiibacteriota bacterium:
ATCCTCAACACTGACCGGTTCCGACCCGGGGCGGGAAGACTCCCCTCCAATATCGATTATATCCGCCCCCTCCTGAAGAATCTCTTTCGCTCGATTCAGGGCGGCGCTCCAACTGAAATACCGGCCGCCGTCTGAAAATGAATCGGGGGTGACATTCAGAACTCCCATAATGGCCGGAGACTCGAATATAAATCTTCGTGGTCCATGTAGAACTATCTTTTTCGACATTGCGGTAGTTATATTCGGCATGGTTTCAATTCTAATATCCGTTTCTCAATATAGAAACGCGAAAAAGTGTTGGCAATATATTTGTAGAGCGCCGGCAGATGATACGGCGGCGGAAAACGTCTGAAATTGCTACTGCTTTATCAACGCCATCGCTTCGGCGCGGGTGGCATCTTTGCGCAATACCCCTCGGATAGCCGAGGTCACCGTTTTTGAGCCGGGCTTCTTGACCCCAATCATAGTCAGGCAGAGATGTTCCGCTTCGATTATCACCAGAATCCCTTTGGGCGCAATTATCTCTCCAATGGTGTCGGCGATTGCCGATGTTAGATTCTCCTGCACCGTCGGACGGTGCGAGAGAACTTCCACAATATTCACTAAATTGGAGAAGCCGGTGATTTTGTTTCTTTGGGGTATATAAGCGATATGCACTTTGCCGAAAAAGGGGAGTAGATGGTGCTCGCAGAGAGAATAAAAAGAGATGTCGCGGACAATAATCAGTTCATCTTTATTACTGGAGGAATATAGTTTTAGTGTTCTTTCCGGGCGGGCTTTCAGCCCTGACAGCACCTGCTGGTAGAACTCGAATATCCGTTCCGGCGTCCTCTTGAGTCCTTCCCGTTCGGGGTCTTCGCCGATACCTTCCAGAATCAGCCGTACCCCTTTTGTAATCTTATTCTTGTCCATCAGGGTTGCGGCGCCGGCGCTGGCGCCACCACGCTCTCCGGTCCGGCTGCCCCGATAATTTCATCCAGCTGATGACCGTCCAGAACCTCTTTCTCCAGAAGCGCTTCAGCTACTTTGTCAAGAAGCTCACGATTCTTGGTCAATATCTCCATCGCCCGATTTTCCGCCTTCAAGACTATTGCGCGCACTTCTTCATCAATTAAACGGGCTGTCTCCTCGGAATAATCCCTATGCTGGGCGATTTCGCGCCCCAGGAAAATCTGCTCTTCCCTCTTGCCGAAGGTCAGAGGTCCCAGCTTTTCCGACATTCCCCAACGACAAACCATATTCTGGGCAATCTCGGTGATTCGCCGCAGGTCATCGGAGGCGCCGGTAGAAAGCTGGTCAAAAACCACTTTCTCGGCGAC
This window contains:
- the folE gene encoding GTP cyclohydrolase I FolE: MDKNKITKGVRLILEGIGEDPEREGLKRTPERIFEFYQQVLSGLKARPERTLKLYSSSNKDELIIVRDISFYSLCEHHLLPFFGKVHIAYIPQRNKITGFSNLVNIVEVLSHRPTVQENLTSAIADTIGEIIAPKGILVIIEAEHLCLTMIGVKKPGSKTVTSAIRGVLRKDATRAEAMALIKQ